The Paenibacillus sp. G2S3 region AGCTTTCTCTGCAAGCTCTTCAAAAGCTGCTGAATTGTACCACCCAGCAGAGGCTGTACGGGCTCCATTGCTGCTGCTCTGGCGGTAGACGCCTACTGTGCTGGCTCCAGCCCCAAAGGCGGCTGTAATCCGTGAGGCGAGGCCATAGCCTGTAGAGGCGCCAATGACAAGCACCTTACGTGGTCCTTTGATCTCGGGTTGTGTCTGGATATATTCGATTTGCCGCTCTACTTGACGAGCGCAACCTTGCGGGTGTGCGGTAGTACAGATAAAGCCGCGTGTTCTAGGTTTAATAATCATGTTAATGGTTTCCTCTCTTTCATGAAAAGCAGGCTAATGATACACGTTAGTTCTAATTTTAACAATTTTCAATCAAATGGAGAAGGCTTGTTTATCGTTTGATACATATTTCATTATGGTGGTGAGATCTTGGAGAGCTTTACTAAAACAAAATTAACGACAGAGCAACAGAATAATTTGGTAGGTGCTACTTTTGGAAGTCATGTGAGCATTAATCGAAGTACTGAACTGACTGGTGGCTATTTTAACGCAGCATATGACCTTCTTTTATCAGACGGAAGAGCCATGATTCTTAAGATAGCACCATCTGATGAAACAGACACCCTTAATTACGAGCAAGACATTATGTCTGTAGAGGTTACGGCGATGAGACTGATGAAGTCAAAAGGGACAGTGCCTGTGCCTGAGGTATACGCTTATGATAACAGTAAAGAAATGATTTCGAGTGAGTTTTTTTTCATGGAGAAAATAGTCGGTCAGCCCTATAATGAAATTAAGGAAGAACTAAGTCTGCAGCAGAGAATAAGTATTGAGGAAGAGTTAGGTCGTTATTCCCGGTTAATAAATGAAATTCCTGGTGAACGTTTCGGATTATTTAGTGCGTCCACACTTGTAAAAGGGAATTCATGGAGGGAAGTTTTTAAGCATTTGATTATAAACCTGCTTGAAGATGCACGTCGTTTAAAGGCAGAGATGCCCATTCCGTTAGAAAACGTTGAGGCTGAAATCATAAGTCGCTTACATGTTATGGATGTTGTCACTGAACCTCGCCTAATACACTGGGATTTATGGGATGGCAATGTGTTTGTGCGAGAGGGCCGCATTGTTGCATTGATTGATTGGGAACGGGCTCTTTGGGGCGATCCACTTATGGAATATTATTTTCGCTATATTGAGAATTCAGAGCATTTCTGCAGAGGTTACGGGAATAGCTTCGACAGCCCAAATGAATGTGCCCGCAAAAAACTCTACGACTTATATATCGACTTAATTTACTTCATCGAGTATTATTCGCGTAAATACGATAGCCAAGGCCACCTTAAGTGGGCGCGTGATAATCTGCTTGAGGGCTGGAAGCGGTTTATGAATTAACACATTTTTGACACAACTACATCATAAAAGATAAGGAGGCTGAGCAAGAGTAGGGGAGAATTCTTATGTTTGAACGGTTGAGTGTACATATTGATACTGTAAGTTTGCTGTAGCAGTTGTCGATACTACTTATGTTCATGATCATTTATACACAAATTGCATCGCTTACTGATCCACAAGATCACATGTTACTTTGCTTTGGATGTGTTATTCGTGTATATTTTGATAGTGGGCATTAGCTTCATGGCAGTATTCTTGCCATACCATTTATTGTATTTAGCTGGACCTAGTAGTTATTCTTTATTTTCTATTAGCGTATTTTAAAGTGGATCTATCGCAGCTATTGAGCACGCAATAAATTGATCTAGTACTAAAGTGTGGGGTTAGTCGTATTTTTTTCAGAAAAATCTTGACTAGAACCCTTAAAACTAGATAAAATAATACTTATTGCTTACAACATTCTGAGAATCATTATCATAATTGACGAGGAAATGAGAGGGTGACAAGATGGAGCGCCTTTTAGAGGTAAAAGACTTAGCGATATCATTCAAAACACACGGCGGAGAGGTACAAGCGATCCGTGGTGTTAGCTTCCATGTAGATAAAGGTGAAACTCTAGCGATTGTTGGGGAGTCAGGTTCCGGTAAAAGTGTAACCTCACAAGCGGTTATGA contains the following coding sequences:
- a CDS encoding aminoglycoside phosphotransferase family protein encodes the protein MESFTKTKLTTEQQNNLVGATFGSHVSINRSTELTGGYFNAAYDLLLSDGRAMILKIAPSDETDTLNYEQDIMSVEVTAMRLMKSKGTVPVPEVYAYDNSKEMISSEFFFMEKIVGQPYNEIKEELSLQQRISIEEELGRYSRLINEIPGERFGLFSASTLVKGNSWREVFKHLIINLLEDARRLKAEMPIPLENVEAEIISRLHVMDVVTEPRLIHWDLWDGNVFVREGRIVALIDWERALWGDPLMEYYFRYIENSEHFCRGYGNSFDSPNECARKKLYDLYIDLIYFIEYYSRKYDSQGHLKWARDNLLEGWKRFMN